One Methanocaldococcus infernus ME DNA segment encodes these proteins:
- a CDS encoding 4Fe-4S binding protein produces the protein MREYIEIVLTGIYENLERILLGSGCVTDKEMRKKILEGKIELPKSVLEELCIGCEGCANVCPTKAIEMVKVEPVKITENYVKDKVPKINYEKCVYCFYCHDFCPVFSVFAELSPIHPRDVGEKIEIDLKKLLEKKVDIPEEQLLRISSILSINLKKIINK, from the coding sequence ATGAGAGAATATATAGAAATAGTTTTAACTGGAATCTATGAAAATTTGGAGAGAATTTTATTAGGCTCAGGATGTGTAACAGATAAAGAGATGAGAAAGAAAATTTTAGAGGGAAAAATAGAGCTTCCAAAGAGTGTTTTAGAAGAGCTTTGTATTGGCTGTGAAGGTTGTGCAAATGTTTGCCCAACAAAGGCTATAGAGATGGTTAAGGTAGAGCCGGTTAAGATTACTGAGAATTATGTAAAGGATAAGGTTCCAAAGATCAACTATGAGAAATGTGTTTATTGTTTTTATTGCCATGACTTTTGCCCAGTGTTTTCAGTATTTGCTGAGCTCTCTCCAATACATCCAAGAGATGTAGGAGAGAAAATAGAAATAGATTTAAAAAAGCTCTTAGAGAAAAAGGTTGACATTCCTGAAGAACAACTATTAAGGATATCTTCAATTTTATCAATCAATTTGAAAAAAATAATAAATAAATGA
- a CDS encoding S16 family serine protease: protein MKKYIVLLALLVLLSQSFAVLIKAPAVSETSTGYVGVPITIDIKVGKGSGNVYMDTLPLTQLDMQGSARIAYKVACEITGKNPNNYNVYISVRSDVPIVGGPSAGGTMTVGIVSELMNWSLNRNVMMTGMINPDGSIGPVGGILEKIEAAKKANCTIFLIPKGQRYVNYNGKIIDAVAYGKRLGVKVIEVSNIYQALKYFTGKDIEMKKYPQNPKVEEEYKKIMKNLADKILKESNEKYEEVKSEVESTLYPIGYQSIVLEKLKNAKALLNKANDEYLKGDYYSATSRAFNALIQLEYLDKLTKYLNGELELKDYLNEIETQLFKDKEKIYSKNLTYDNFEILLAARERIFEANNYLDLAWKSYYNGDFDSALYYGSFAKLRGDSAMWWLSLMNDSEGDIIDKNKVKYLAQQYLSFSETLTTYVETLFPSIDFSGAEEDIKDAKDAYENGDYLLTIAKCIDASVKAELPLVMIGNETTYIKEYARNKINLVEQYNIVPISALSYYEYANNLDDKITKALYYKYSSYYAQMDLDLIKLEKIKLPKTYEIHGNFLEVREYNNNLVNSVVTSIISVLIGFVGGYMFRKVKA from the coding sequence ATGAAAAAGTATATTGTCCTTTTAGCTCTCCTTGTTTTACTATCTCAAAGCTTTGCAGTGTTAATAAAGGCTCCAGCTGTTTCTGAAACTTCAACTGGCTATGTTGGAGTTCCTATAACTATAGATATTAAAGTTGGTAAAGGTTCAGGAAATGTCTATATGGACACTCTACCACTAACCCAGTTAGATATGCAAGGCTCTGCAAGAATAGCTTATAAAGTTGCCTGTGAAATAACTGGGAAGAATCCTAATAATTACAATGTCTACATCTCAGTAAGAAGTGATGTTCCAATTGTTGGAGGTCCATCAGCTGGAGGAACTATGACAGTTGGAATAGTTTCAGAGTTGATGAATTGGAGTTTAAATAGGAATGTTATGATGACTGGAATGATAAACCCTGATGGCTCTATTGGTCCAGTAGGTGGAATCTTAGAAAAAATAGAGGCTGCTAAAAAGGCTAACTGTACAATCTTCTTAATCCCTAAAGGGCAAAGGTATGTTAACTACAATGGAAAAATTATTGATGCTGTAGCCTATGGTAAGAGGTTAGGAGTTAAAGTTATTGAGGTTTCAAATATCTACCAAGCTTTAAAATACTTTACTGGGAAAGATATTGAGATGAAAAAGTATCCTCAAAATCCAAAGGTTGAAGAAGAGTATAAAAAAATTATGAAAAACTTGGCTGACAAGATATTAAAGGAGAGTAATGAGAAGTATGAGGAAGTTAAAAGTGAGGTTGAGAGTACTTTATATCCTATTGGTTATCAATCTATAGTTTTAGAGAAGTTAAAGAATGCCAAGGCTCTTTTAAATAAAGCTAATGATGAGTATTTAAAAGGAGACTATTACTCAGCAACTTCAAGGGCTTTTAATGCTTTAATTCAATTAGAGTATTTAGATAAGCTAACTAAGTATTTAAATGGAGAGCTTGAGTTAAAGGATTATCTCAATGAAATAGAGACTCAGTTATTCAAAGATAAGGAAAAGATCTACAGTAAGAATTTAACCTATGATAACTTTGAGATTCTCTTAGCTGCAAGGGAGAGAATCTTTGAGGCTAATAATTATTTAGACTTGGCTTGGAAAAGTTATTATAATGGAGACTTTGACTCAGCTCTTTACTATGGAAGTTTTGCCAAGCTTAGAGGAGATAGTGCAATGTGGTGGCTAAGCTTAATGAATGACAGTGAAGGAGATATAATAGACAAGAATAAAGTTAAATATTTAGCTCAGCAATATTTATCCTTCTCAGAGACTTTAACAACCTATGTTGAAACTCTCTTTCCAAGCATAGACTTTAGTGGAGCTGAGGAAGATATAAAAGATGCTAAAGATGCCTATGAAAATGGTGATTATCTTCTAACTATAGCTAAGTGTATAGATGCATCAGTTAAGGCTGAGCTTCCATTAGTTATGATAGGGAATGAAACCACCTATATTAAGGAATATGCAAGAAATAAAATAAATTTGGTTGAGCAATACAATATAGTTCCAATCTCAGCTCTCAGTTACTATGAATATGCTAATAACTTAGATGATAAGATAACAAAGGCTCTTTACTATAAATATTCTTCATACTATGCTCAAATGGATCTTGATCTCATAAAGCTTGAAAAAATTAAGCTACCAAAAACTTATGAAATTCATGGAAACTTCTTAGAGGTTAGAGAATATAATAATAACTTGGTTAATAGTGTAGTTACTTCAATAATATCTGTCCTAATAGGCTTTGTTGGTGGCTACATGTTTAGAAAAGTTAAAGCTTAA
- a CDS encoding FKBP-type peptidyl-prolyl cis-trans isomerase — MIKKGDLVKVDYILEVDGKVIDTSMEDVAKEEGIYEEGREYKPLEFIVGNGELIEGFEEAVLGMEEGEEKEVILPPEKAYGERNEEFIQEIPKEMFKDADFEPEVGLKILANGIPAEIIEVTDDKVILDFNHPLAGKELKFKIIVREIL, encoded by the coding sequence ATGATAAAAAAAGGAGACTTAGTTAAGGTTGATTACATCTTAGAGGTTGATGGTAAAGTAATAGACACTTCTATGGAAGATGTAGCTAAAGAAGAAGGAATCTATGAAGAAGGTAGGGAATATAAGCCATTAGAGTTTATTGTTGGGAATGGAGAGTTAATAGAAGGCTTTGAAGAGGCTGTTTTAGGAATGGAGGAAGGAGAAGAAAAAGAGGTTATCTTACCTCCAGAAAAAGCTTATGGAGAGAGAAATGAAGAATTTATCCAAGAGATACCTAAAGAGATGTTTAAGGATGCTGACTTTGAGCCAGAAGTGGGGTTAAAGATTTTAGCCAATGGAATACCTGCTGAAATCATAGAGGTTACTGATGATAAAGTTATTTTAGACTTTAACCATCCATTGGCTGGAAAAGAGTTAAAATTTAAAATTATTGTTAGAGAGATACTTTAA
- a CDS encoding nucleotidyltransferase domain-containing protein — MSINREEIKKKIKKILDKKDEVVFAYIYGSFNETSFFRDIDIGVYVDENKVKDFLEYELKLSTEIERVIGFPIDVKVLNSTPLRFKYRIIKGEPLISRDEDVRLKFVEKVLMEYLDFKPIEEKIIEEILQQD; from the coding sequence ATGTCAATAAACAGGGAAGAAATAAAGAAGAAAATTAAAAAAATTTTAGATAAAAAGGATGAGGTTGTCTTTGCCTACATCTATGGTAGCTTTAATGAAACATCTTTTTTTAGAGATATAGATATTGGAGTTTATGTTGATGAGAATAAGGTGAAAGATTTTTTAGAGTATGAATTAAAGCTTTCTACTGAGATTGAGAGGGTTATAGGGTTTCCTATTGATGTCAAAGTTTTGAATTCTACACCCTTAAGATTTAAATATAGGATTATTAAGGGAGAGCCTTTAATTAGTAGGGATGAAGATGTTAGGTTGAAATTTGTAGAGAAAGTATTAATGGAATATTTAGACTTCAAGCCTATAGAAGAGAAGATAATTGAGGAGATCTTGCAACAGGATTAG
- a CDS encoding GMP synthase subunit A, with translation MIYILNNGGQYVHRIYRSLRYLNVPSKIVPNTVKLEELEDVKGIIVSGGPDIEKGKNCIEIIKKAEVPILGICLGHQLIALAFGGEVGRAEAEEYALTEIYVDEENDLFKGIPKKFKAWASHKDEVKKVPKGFKVLAHSDICKVEAMKHEEKKIYGVQFHPEVAHTEYGSEILKNFCRVCYEGL, from the coding sequence ATGATTTACATCTTAAACAATGGAGGGCAGTATGTTCATAGGATATATAGAAGTTTAAGATATCTTAATGTTCCTTCTAAGATAGTTCCCAACACTGTAAAGTTGGAAGAGCTTGAGGATGTGAAGGGAATAATAGTTAGTGGTGGGCCAGATATTGAGAAGGGGAAGAACTGTATAGAAATCATAAAAAAAGCTGAAGTCCCTATCTTAGGAATATGCTTAGGGCACCAATTAATAGCCTTAGCCTTTGGTGGAGAGGTTGGAAGAGCTGAAGCTGAGGAATATGCTTTAACAGAGATTTATGTTGATGAAGAAAATGATCTATTTAAAGGAATTCCCAAGAAGTTTAAGGCTTGGGCATCACATAAGGATGAGGTTAAAAAGGTTCCTAAGGGCTTTAAGGTTTTAGCCCACTCAGACATCTGTAAGGTTGAGGCTATGAAGCATGAGGAAAAAAAGATTTATGGAGTTCAATTTCACCCTGAAGTGGCTCATACTGAATATGGCTCAGAGATATTAAAGAACTTCTGTAGGGTTTGCTATGAGGGTCTATGA
- a CDS encoding HepT-like ribonuclease domain-containing protein, with protein MLIWQNLGTCLYIFYWKIDDKKVYEIIKKDVSDLNEFIKEVKDYVNKQGRNKEEN; from the coding sequence TTGCTAATATGGCAAAATTTAGGAACATGCTTGTACATATTTTATTGGAAAATAGATGACAAGAAAGTTTATGAAATAATAAAAAAAGATGTCTCAGATTTAAATGAATTTATTAAGGAGGTTAAAGATTATGTCAATAAACAGGGAAGAAATAAAGAAGAAAATTAA
- the hepT gene encoding type VII toxin-antitoxin system HepT family RNase toxin encodes MSKIDIDLINRRLAEIKQVLNDLKNIVDLGLERFLSDPYIKDAAKYKLIVAIEAAISICNHIVVRVAKEIPNSYSDCFIILGKHNIISQNLSEKLANMAKFRNMLVHILLENR; translated from the coding sequence ATGTCAAAAATTGATATTGATCTAATAAACAGAAGACTTGCTGAGATTAAACAGGTTCTTAATGATCTTAAAAACATAGTTGATTTAGGATTAGAAAGGTTTCTATCTGATCCATATATTAAAGATGCAGCAAAATATAAGTTGATTGTAGCAATTGAAGCAGCTATCTCTATATGTAACCACATAGTTGTTAGAGTAGCCAAAGAGATTCCAAATAGCTACTCAGATTGTTTTATAATTCTTGGCAAGCATAATATAATCTCTCAAAATTTATCAGAAAAGCTTGCTAATATGGCAAAATTTAGGAACATGCTTGTACATATTTTATTGGAAAATAGATGA
- the hisB gene encoding imidazoleglycerol-phosphate dehydratase HisB: MRVYEVARETLETSVYLKINIDGVGKYKIDTGIGFFDHLLSSFAKHGCFDLIVKVKGDLDVDDHHTVEDVGICLGLALSKIERKNIFRFGWAIVPMDEARATVSIDLGGRSYLVSNYIPKREYLGSLSTENINHFFQSVASYGFLNIHYEVIGENEHHKVEALFKAFGLALDMATKIDERKGVVSTKGDVKL; this comes from the coding sequence ATGAGGGTCTATGAAGTGGCAAGAGAAACCTTAGAAACAAGTGTCTACTTAAAAATAAATATTGATGGTGTTGGGAAGTATAAGATAGACACAGGAATAGGATTTTTTGATCATCTCCTCTCTTCCTTTGCTAAGCATGGTTGCTTTGATCTCATTGTAAAGGTTAAGGGAGATTTAGATGTTGATGACCATCATACAGTTGAAGATGTAGGCATCTGCTTAGGCTTAGCTCTCTCTAAGATAGAGAGGAAAAACATCTTCAGATTTGGCTGGGCTATTGTCCCTATGGATGAGGCAAGGGCTACTGTAAGCATAGACTTGGGTGGAAGAAGCTATTTAGTCTCTAACTATATACCAAAAAGAGAATATCTTGGGTCTCTATCAACTGAAAATATAAATCACTTCTTTCAATCAGTGGCAAGTTATGGATTTTTAAATATACACTATGAAGTTATTGGAGAAAATGAGCATCACAAGGTAGAGGCTCTTTTTAAAGCCTTTGGCTTAGCCTTAGACATGGCAACAAAAATAGATGAGAGAAAGGGAGTAGTTAGTACTAAAGGAGATGTTAAGCTATAA
- a CDS encoding MBL fold metallo-hydrolase — translation MIKIVIDNITNSKLLAQHGLSILIDEKKRILFDAGQDEKVLEHNLKLLGEKEKFDYFVLSHGHYDHSDGLKYLIENELIETVILHKDALKKRFYNGRYIGVSEEVKKLLDKVNVIFIQDEFRIDKDNIVLGDIVRKFYYEPEDFKDEKGKDLVEDELILISKNRLITGCSHSGVINVIEHAKNFEVIRLVVGGFHLINASQEYLEEVLRYLKVQEFKFIPLHCTGFKALCSLSRLKNFVFGCAGMVVK, via the coding sequence ATGATCAAAATAGTTATTGATAATATAACCAACAGTAAATTACTGGCTCAGCATGGTCTCTCTATACTAATAGATGAGAAAAAAAGAATTCTATTTGATGCTGGGCAAGATGAAAAAGTTTTAGAGCATAACTTAAAATTACTTGGAGAGAAGGAAAAGTTTGACTACTTTGTTCTCTCACATGGCCACTATGACCACTCAGATGGGCTAAAGTATTTAATTGAAAATGAGCTAATTGAGACAGTTATTTTACATAAGGATGCTCTAAAAAAGAGATTCTATAATGGAAGATATATAGGGGTTTCAGAGGAAGTTAAAAAATTATTGGATAAGGTTAATGTCATTTTTATACAAGATGAGTTTAGGATAGATAAGGACAATATTGTCTTAGGAGACATTGTTAGAAAGTTTTACTATGAGCCTGAAGATTTTAAAGATGAGAAAGGGAAAGATTTGGTTGAAGATGAACTAATTCTAATATCAAAAAATAGGCTAATAACTGGCTGTTCTCATAGTGGAGTTATAAATGTTATTGAGCATGCTAAAAACTTTGAAGTGATAAGGTTAGTTGTTGGAGGCTTTCACTTAATAAATGCCTCTCAGGAGTATTTAGAAGAAGTTCTTAGATATCTAAAGGTTCAAGAATTTAAATTCATTCCTTTACACTGCACTGGCTTTAAAGCTCTTTGTAGCCTCTCAAGATTAAAAAATTTTGTCTTTG
- a CDS encoding LL-diaminopimelate aminotransferase encodes MESFIQNLFAERIGGKKFGKEEVIYKFEKIKRAKKEAMEKHPDMELIDMGVGEPDEMADPEVIEVLYEEAKKWENRGYADNGIQELKDAVPEYMERVYGVKDIDPVNEVIHSIGSKSALAYLPSAFINPGDICLMTVPGYPVMGTHAEWYGGKVYNLPLLEENDFLPDLENIPKEVREKAKMLYLNYPNNPTGAKATKKFFKEVVDFAFENDVIVVHDAAYGALVYDDKPLSFLSVKDAKEVGVEIHSFSKAYNMTGWRLAFLVGNELIIKAFATVKDNFDSGQFIPIQKAGIYCLKHPEITERIRKKYERRLRKMVKILNDVGFKAKMPGGTFYLYVRTPKKANGIEFKTAEDFSQYLIKEKLISTVPWDDAGPYLRLAACFVARDENGNPTTEEKYEDLLLEEFKRRLEDLDLEF; translated from the coding sequence TTGGAAAGCTTTATTCAAAATTTATTTGCTGAGAGAATAGGAGGAAAGAAGTTTGGGAAGGAAGAGGTTATTTACAAATTTGAGAAGATAAAGAGAGCTAAGAAAGAGGCTATGGAGAAGCATCCAGATATGGAATTAATAGATATGGGTGTTGGAGAGCCAGATGAGATGGCTGACCCAGAGGTTATAGAGGTTTTATATGAAGAAGCTAAGAAATGGGAAAATAGAGGTTATGCTGACAATGGGATACAGGAGTTAAAAGATGCTGTTCCTGAGTATATGGAAAGGGTTTATGGAGTTAAAGACATAGATCCTGTAAATGAGGTTATTCACTCAATAGGCTCAAAGTCCGCCTTAGCTTACTTACCTTCAGCATTCATAAATCCAGGAGACATTTGCCTAATGACAGTTCCAGGTTACCCTGTAATGGGAACTCATGCTGAGTGGTATGGAGGGAAGGTTTATAATTTACCATTGTTAGAAGAAAATGACTTCCTTCCAGATCTTGAGAATATTCCAAAAGAGGTTAGAGAGAAGGCTAAGATGCTCTATCTAAATTATCCAAATAATCCTACTGGAGCTAAAGCTACTAAGAAGTTCTTTAAAGAGGTTGTAGATTTTGCCTTTGAGAATGATGTGATAGTTGTCCATGATGCTGCTTATGGAGCTTTAGTTTATGATGACAAGCCTCTCTCATTCTTATCAGTTAAGGATGCCAAGGAAGTGGGTGTTGAAATTCACAGCTTTTCAAAGGCTTACAATATGACAGGTTGGAGGTTAGCCTTCTTAGTAGGGAATGAGTTAATAATTAAAGCCTTTGCCACAGTTAAGGATAACTTTGACAGTGGTCAATTCATCCCTATCCAAAAGGCTGGGATTTACTGTTTAAAGCATCCTGAGATTACTGAGAGAATTAGAAAGAAGTATGAGAGAAGGTTAAGAAAGATGGTTAAGATATTAAATGATGTTGGCTTCAAGGCTAAAATGCCTGGTGGAACCTTCTATTTATATGTTAGGACTCCAAAAAAAGCTAATGGAATTGAATTTAAAACAGCAGAAGACTTTTCACAATATTTAATAAAGGAGAAGTTGATTTCAACAGTTCCATGGGATGATGCTGGGCCATACTTAAGATTAGCTGCCTGTTTTGTAGCAAGAGATGAAAATGGAAACCCTACAACTGAAGAGAAGTATGAAGACTTATTATTGGAGGAGTTCAAAAGAAGATTAGAAGATTTAGACTTAGAGTTTTAA